In Streptomyces sp. NBC_01717, one DNA window encodes the following:
- a CDS encoding (2,3-dihydroxybenzoyl)adenylate synthase, with amino-acid sequence MTETQQTWSEAESARYRAAGHWQGVTFGARLRHCAAHHGGRVALVDGHRRWTYAELDAEVDRVARGLRGLGIGRGDRVVVQLPNCAEFVLVWFGLQRLGAVPVHAMPGHRRREIGHLVRVAGAVACVVPDRHARFDHRELMREVRAELGPGGSLWHVVVVGDPGPDDGFVPFEALRVDPPSASGRGSDDGGADPGDVALLLLSGGTTGLPKLIPRTHDDYAYNARACAQVCALDARTVYLAVLPIGFNFTFACPGVLGTLMAGGTVVVAADPSPQTAFALVEREGVTLTSLTPPLVPHWMAEAASGSWDLGSLTVVQVGGARLPEDHARKLGPALGVSVQQVFGMAEGLINLTRLDDPEDLVCTTQGRPVSPDDEVLVVDTDGRPVPDGTAGELLTRGPYTLRGYYRAEEHNRTAFTPDGYYRSGDVVRRLPTGHLVVVGRIKDQINRGGEKIAAVEVEEQLLTHPAITAAALVGVPDERWGERSVAFVVCAGAVPGAREVAAHLRERGLAGYKTPDEVVQVPGLPLTAVGKVDKVALTQQLLRS; translated from the coding sequence ATGACCGAGACTCAACAGACCTGGTCCGAGGCAGAATCGGCGCGCTACCGAGCCGCTGGGCACTGGCAGGGGGTGACCTTCGGAGCCCGTCTGCGCCACTGTGCAGCCCACCATGGAGGGCGCGTCGCCCTGGTCGACGGGCACCGGCGGTGGACCTACGCGGAGCTGGACGCCGAGGTGGACCGTGTCGCCCGCGGACTGCGCGGACTCGGGATCGGGCGGGGTGACCGCGTGGTGGTCCAGCTCCCCAACTGCGCCGAGTTCGTGCTCGTCTGGTTCGGGTTGCAGCGGCTCGGTGCGGTCCCGGTGCACGCCATGCCCGGCCACCGGCGCCGGGAGATCGGTCATCTGGTGCGCGTGGCGGGCGCCGTGGCCTGTGTGGTGCCCGACCGGCACGCCAGGTTCGATCACCGGGAACTGATGCGCGAGGTACGGGCGGAGCTGGGGCCGGGCGGCTCGCTGTGGCACGTCGTCGTGGTCGGCGATCCGGGCCCGGACGACGGCTTCGTCCCGTTCGAGGCGCTGCGGGTGGACCCGCCGTCCGCGTCCGGCCGCGGCTCCGACGACGGCGGAGCGGACCCCGGCGATGTTGCCCTCCTGCTGCTGTCCGGCGGCACCACGGGGCTTCCCAAACTCATCCCGCGGACGCACGACGACTACGCCTACAACGCGCGCGCCTGCGCGCAGGTCTGCGCGCTCGACGCGCGGACCGTGTACCTGGCGGTCCTGCCGATCGGGTTCAACTTCACCTTCGCCTGCCCCGGTGTGCTGGGCACCCTCATGGCCGGGGGGACCGTCGTCGTCGCGGCGGACCCCAGCCCGCAGACGGCGTTCGCCCTCGTCGAGCGGGAGGGCGTGACCCTGACCTCCCTGACCCCGCCGCTCGTTCCCCACTGGATGGCCGAGGCCGCGTCCGGGTCCTGGGACCTCGGGAGCCTCACGGTGGTGCAGGTCGGCGGGGCGCGGCTGCCGGAGGACCACGCCCGCAAGCTCGGACCGGCACTCGGGGTGAGCGTGCAGCAGGTCTTCGGCATGGCGGAGGGCCTGATCAACCTCACGCGCCTCGACGATCCCGAGGACCTCGTCTGCACCACCCAGGGCCGGCCCGTCTCGCCGGACGACGAGGTTCTCGTGGTGGACACCGACGGCAGGCCCGTGCCGGACGGTACGGCGGGTGAACTGCTCACCCGGGGCCCGTACACGCTGCGTGGCTACTATCGCGCCGAGGAGCACAACCGCACGGCGTTCACCCCGGACGGCTACTACCGGTCGGGAGACGTGGTACGGCGTCTGCCCACCGGACACCTCGTGGTGGTGGGGCGGATCAAGGACCAGATCAACCGTGGCGGCGAGAAGATCGCCGCGGTCGAGGTGGAGGAGCAGTTGCTGACGCATCCGGCGATCACGGCGGCGGCGCTGGTCGGTGTGCCGGACGAGCGGTGGGGTGAGCGGTCCGTCGCCTTCGTCGTCTGCGCGGGCGCGGTTCCCGGCGCGCGGGAGGTCGCCGCCCACCTGAGGGAGCGTGGGCTGGCCGGTTACAAGACGCCGGACGAGGTCGTCCAGGTTCCCGGCCTTCCGCTCACCGCCGTCGGAAAGGTCGACAAGGTTGCGCTGACACAGCAGTTGCTCCGGTCGTAA
- a CDS encoding ABC transporter ATP-binding protein — MTGHVTVRLSGADPLAEISGLSLGPAAGGPPVLHDACLSVSRGQVLGVAGRSGSGKSSLAYSLLGHVRPGLEVRAGTVRVAGLDPFDRADARRLRGRAVSFLGQDPASSLNPALRIGMQIAEAVRLRSSAKRANDVRARVEELLLSVRLPADRAFRRRLPRQLSGGQAQRVALALALAGTPGLLVLDEPTSGLDTVLAEGMRGLLAEVLSDGDRAALLVSHDPAWIASVADDVIRLDGGRIVAVGKAKTPMPVLTHAGPPTGGSRPENPRNAGTAAAVGGLSVRGLHAAHGRDAVLHDVSLTVPAGSCTAVVGPSASGKTTLARCLAGLHRPARGSVEWREDGAERARGAAVQLVAQDARGALNPRESVSAALIRPLRGVRGRSAQDASHEAVRLLGLVGLDAEVLARRPGELSGGQRQRIALARTLAAEPRVLVCDEITSALDPETASEVLDLLGSLRRTLGLTVVMVTHDLTAAARRAERAVVLDAGRVVEAGPVDRVLVAPEHPVTRELLLYADGPVLAVPEQRR, encoded by the coding sequence ATGACCGGCCACGTGACCGTCCGCCTGTCAGGGGCGGACCCGCTCGCCGAGATCAGCGGTCTGTCGCTCGGACCGGCGGCCGGCGGTCCGCCCGTCCTGCACGACGCCTGCCTGTCGGTGTCGCGTGGGCAGGTGCTGGGGGTCGCGGGCAGGTCGGGATCCGGCAAGAGCAGCCTGGCGTACAGCCTGCTCGGACATGTGCGTCCCGGCCTGGAGGTCCGTGCCGGAACCGTCCGGGTGGCCGGCCTCGATCCGTTCGACCGTGCGGACGCCCGCCGACTGCGGGGGCGAGCGGTGTCGTTCCTGGGGCAGGACCCCGCCTCGTCGCTCAACCCCGCGCTCCGGATCGGTATGCAGATCGCCGAGGCGGTGCGCCTGCGCTCGTCCGCGAAGCGTGCGAACGACGTCCGTGCGCGGGTCGAGGAACTGCTGCTGTCCGTGCGGCTGCCGGCCGACCGGGCGTTTCGGCGACGGCTGCCTCGGCAGCTGTCGGGAGGGCAGGCCCAACGCGTGGCCCTCGCCCTCGCGTTGGCGGGTACGCCCGGTCTGCTGGTCCTCGACGAGCCCACCAGCGGTCTGGACACGGTCCTGGCGGAGGGGATGCGCGGCTTGCTGGCCGAGGTCCTGTCCGATGGTGACCGCGCCGCGTTGCTGGTCAGCCACGACCCGGCGTGGATCGCGTCCGTGGCGGACGACGTGATCCGCCTGGACGGGGGCCGGATCGTTGCGGTCGGGAAGGCAAAGACACCGATGCCCGTCCTGACGCACGCGGGACCTCCTACCGGCGGCTCCCGTCCGGAGAACCCGCGGAATGCCGGCACGGCCGCCGCCGTCGGAGGGCTGTCGGTGCGCGGGTTGCACGCCGCCCACGGTCGTGATGCCGTGCTGCACGACGTCTCTCTCACCGTCCCGGCAGGCTCCTGCACCGCCGTCGTGGGTCCCTCGGCGTCGGGGAAGACCACCCTCGCCCGGTGTCTCGCGGGGCTGCACCGGCCCGCACGGGGCAGTGTCGAGTGGCGGGAGGACGGTGCGGAGCGAGCGCGCGGTGCCGCGGTGCAGCTCGTCGCGCAGGACGCCCGCGGCGCCCTCAACCCACGGGAATCCGTGAGCGCCGCGCTCATACGCCCCCTCAGGGGTGTGCGGGGCCGCTCCGCTCAGGACGCGTCCCACGAAGCCGTACGGCTGCTCGGCCTGGTCGGGCTGGACGCGGAAGTGCTGGCACGCCGGCCAGGGGAGCTGTCGGGCGGCCAGCGCCAACGCATCGCTCTGGCACGGACGTTGGCCGCGGAGCCACGCGTCCTGGTCTGTGACGAGATCACCTCGGCGCTGGACCCGGAGACGGCGAGCGAGGTCCTGGACCTGTTGGGCTCCCTGCGGCGGACGCTGGGACTGACGGTCGTGATGGTGACGCACGACCTGACAGCCGCCGCCCGCCGTGCGGAGCGGGCCGTCGTCCTGGACGCGGGGCGGGTGGTCGAGGCCGGTCCCGTCGACCGGGTGCTGGTGGCCCCGGAGCACCCCGTCACCAGGGAACTGCTCCTCTACGCCGACGGGCCCGTCCTCGCCGTGCCGGAGCAGCGGCGGTGA
- a CDS encoding ABC transporter permease subunit, which produces MTTVLTPPRRRTRTARPGTPGRRRPPLVTSAGTLLLLLLAVLGPLAAPHSPTAQLAAPFQPPDGQFLLGTDVLGRDVASRVLSGGRTIVLTALAGTAAAGAVGMTAGVLAAMVSRRLGDLLVRCVDALAVLPALLVVLVLAAGFPGSDAALVAAVALATAPFSTRVLRAAADTVLNTGYVEAAVARGDTRRAVLRHDVLPNIAGPALMDTALRLVASLHLTATAGFLGLGQGGAAPDWGRMVSENVPGATLAATPFLAPALLLVLLSVCVGLLAGRLADTVGRGAA; this is translated from the coding sequence ATGACGACGGTCCTGACACCACCGCGGAGGCGGACACGCACGGCCCGTCCCGGCACTCCCGGGCGCCGCCGACCACCGCTGGTCACCAGCGCGGGCACACTGCTCTTGCTCCTGCTCGCCGTGCTGGGACCGCTGGCCGCGCCGCACAGCCCCACCGCGCAGCTCGCCGCGCCCTTCCAGCCGCCGGACGGCCAATTCCTCCTCGGCACCGACGTGCTGGGCCGGGACGTGGCGAGCCGGGTGCTCAGCGGCGGCCGCACCATCGTGCTCACCGCGCTGGCGGGGACGGCGGCGGCCGGTGCCGTAGGGATGACCGCCGGCGTCCTGGCGGCCATGGTGTCCCGCCGGCTGGGCGACCTGCTGGTCCGCTGCGTGGACGCCCTCGCCGTCCTCCCCGCACTCCTGGTCGTCCTCGTCCTGGCCGCCGGATTCCCCGGCAGCGACGCGGCTCTCGTGGCAGCCGTCGCCCTGGCCACCGCCCCCTTCTCCACCCGGGTGCTGCGCGCCGCGGCGGACACCGTCCTGAACACCGGGTACGTCGAGGCCGCCGTGGCCCGGGGCGATACCCGACGGGCCGTACTGCGCCACGACGTGCTGCCCAACATCGCCGGACCGGCCTTGATGGACACCGCTCTGCGCCTGGTCGCCTCCCTGCACCTCACCGCCACCGCGGGCTTCCTCGGCCTCGGGCAGGGGGGAGCGGCGCCCGACTGGGGGCGCATGGTGAGCGAGAACGTCCCGGGGGCGACACTAGCCGCCACGCCGTTCCTCGCTCCGGCGCTGTTGCTCGTACTGCTGTCCGTCTGCGTCGGTCTGCTGGCCGGACGGCTGGCGGACACGGTGGGACGGGGGGCCGCATGA
- a CDS encoding ABC transporter permease — protein MNLLPFVTRRLAGAAVLLVLLSAAVFAATAVLPGDAVSAVAGVDASAAQRAEVRAELGLDRPAAERYADWAADALRGDLGRGFVGERPVTDVLATRLPNSLLLAGLTLAVTAPLAALLGLWTGLRGGGADRLVSTSAQILAAVPEFVIAALLVAVLAVWLEVLPRVSVIPLGCTPLDAPRALILPVLTLSAVGLAVATRLLRVSVADTAATPYCEAARLNGVRGARLAVRHILPNAAGPAVQALTLTTGALVGSAVVVENVFDYPGIGRELQLAVAARDVPMVQGIATALVAVMLAVLLLGDICARLLGARGEHSR, from the coding sequence GTGAACTTGCTCCCCTTCGTCACCCGTCGCCTGGCGGGGGCGGCCGTCTTGCTGGTGCTGCTGTCGGCCGCGGTCTTCGCGGCCACGGCGGTCCTTCCGGGAGACGCCGTCAGCGCGGTCGCCGGTGTGGACGCCTCCGCGGCGCAACGTGCCGAAGTCCGTGCCGAACTCGGGCTGGACCGGCCCGCCGCCGAGAGGTACGCGGACTGGGCGGCCGACGCGCTCCGGGGGGACCTGGGCCGCGGCTTCGTGGGGGAGCGACCGGTCACCGACGTCCTCGCCACCCGCCTGCCCAACAGCCTGCTCCTCGCCGGACTGACGCTCGCGGTCACCGCTCCGCTCGCCGCGCTACTCGGCCTGTGGACCGGGCTGCGCGGCGGCGGCGCCGACCGCCTGGTCTCGACGTCCGCCCAAATCCTGGCCGCCGTACCCGAGTTCGTCATCGCCGCGCTGCTCGTCGCCGTACTGGCGGTGTGGCTGGAGGTCCTCCCGCGCGTCTCCGTCATCCCCCTGGGATGTACGCCGCTCGACGCCCCGCGCGCGCTGATCCTGCCCGTACTGACGCTCAGCGCGGTCGGCCTCGCGGTGGCCACCAGACTGCTGCGGGTCTCCGTCGCGGACACCGCGGCCACCCCCTACTGCGAAGCAGCACGGCTCAACGGTGTACGCGGCGCGCGGCTCGCGGTGCGTCACATCCTGCCCAACGCCGCCGGACCGGCCGTGCAGGCGCTCACCCTCACCACAGGGGCGCTGGTCGGCTCGGCGGTGGTGGTGGAAAACGTCTTCGACTACCCGGGCATCGGCCGGGAACTGCAACTGGCCGTCGCGGCACGGGACGTACCGATGGTGCAGGGCATCGCCACCGCTCTCGTCGCGGTGATGCTCGCGGTGCTGCTCCTGGGTGACATCTGCGCACGTCTGCTGGGAGCACGGGGGGAGCACAGCCGATGA
- a CDS encoding ABC transporter substrate-binding protein: protein MSRQIDRRAFLRRGAAGAAALAVGPGLLAACSTDEPGSDRKSGAGSSPRSGGTLRAAFVGGGASETLDLFNGPSALDLVRARAWHGTLGNLDPTGPDGVRYGVLKGIDISDDLSTYTLHVRPGVRFTDGSELTSADILHSLSALAAKSKLPVYRLAAANFDLAHAKADGDLKVVLPTMRPIADGRTILCQGNFLVVKDGTKAFRKGMPSCGPFRLTEFTAGQGSAFERYDDHYGHVPHLDGLELRSIADSTARAGALTSGEIDFVHDLSPVTARTLADNAKVELVPTKSPYLVGLSFQMNMSVKPFDDPRVREAFKLAVDREAMVKTVFYGNAEVGNDLPSIGFPDYAESLPQRAHDPERARELLKEAGADGMKVTLTTGPETPGMVEMATLFVEDLKKVGVQASVRELPPGQLYADFPAYAALPLAGSYQMPIPALSTYQMSTAGGSPSAFGWKESETDALVAKARAESDRAQAKTLGTQAQRTRWEEGNQVLPVFKPNLNAQAKGVDGIRDDLFEQFPGFSQASLA from the coding sequence ATGTCCAGACAGATAGATCGCCGTGCCTTCCTCCGCCGTGGCGCGGCGGGTGCCGCGGCTCTGGCGGTGGGCCCCGGCCTGCTGGCGGCGTGCTCCACCGACGAGCCCGGCTCCGACCGGAAGTCCGGGGCAGGTTCCTCGCCCCGCTCGGGCGGTACGCTCCGGGCCGCCTTCGTCGGAGGCGGCGCCTCCGAGACGCTCGACCTCTTCAACGGCCCTTCCGCACTGGATCTCGTGCGCGCCCGGGCCTGGCACGGCACCCTGGGCAACCTGGACCCCACCGGGCCCGACGGGGTGCGCTACGGCGTGCTCAAGGGCATCGACATCTCCGACGACCTTTCGACCTACACGCTGCATGTGCGACCCGGCGTCCGCTTCACCGACGGCTCCGAACTGACCTCCGCCGACATCCTGCACTCGCTCAGCGCCCTCGCCGCCAAGAGCAAACTGCCTGTGTACCGGCTCGCCGCCGCGAACTTCGACCTGGCTCACGCCAAGGCCGACGGGGATCTGAAGGTCGTACTGCCCACCATGCGGCCCATCGCCGACGGCCGCACGATCCTTTGCCAGGGCAACTTCCTCGTCGTCAAGGACGGCACCAAGGCCTTCCGCAAGGGCATGCCGAGTTGCGGCCCCTTCCGGCTGACCGAGTTCACGGCCGGCCAGGGATCGGCGTTCGAGCGTTACGACGACCACTACGGTCACGTGCCCCACCTGGACGGCCTGGAGCTGCGGTCGATCGCGGACTCGACCGCCAGGGCGGGCGCGCTCACGAGCGGTGAGATCGACTTCGTCCACGACCTCTCACCCGTCACCGCGCGCACGCTCGCGGACAACGCGAAGGTCGAACTCGTCCCCACGAAGAGCCCCTACCTGGTCGGCCTCTCCTTCCAGATGAACATGAGCGTCAAGCCCTTCGACGACCCGCGGGTGAGGGAGGCGTTCAAGCTCGCGGTCGACCGGGAAGCCATGGTGAAGACGGTGTTCTACGGCAACGCCGAGGTCGGCAACGACCTGCCCTCCATCGGCTTCCCCGACTATGCCGAGAGCCTCCCCCAGCGCGCCCACGACCCGGAGCGGGCCCGCGAGCTCCTCAAGGAGGCCGGCGCCGACGGGATGAAGGTGACGCTGACGACCGGTCCCGAGACGCCGGGCATGGTGGAGATGGCCACCCTCTTCGTCGAGGACCTGAAGAAGGTCGGTGTGCAGGCGTCGGTCCGTGAACTGCCCCCGGGACAGCTCTACGCCGACTTCCCCGCGTACGCGGCGCTGCCGCTGGCTGGGTCGTACCAGATGCCCATCCCCGCGCTGTCGACCTACCAGATGAGCACGGCGGGCGGCTCGCCGTCGGCGTTCGGCTGGAAGGAGTCCGAGACCGACGCCCTCGTAGCGAAGGCCCGCGCGGAGAGCGACCGGGCCCAGGCGAAGACGTTGGGCACGCAGGCGCAGCGAACGCGTTGGGAGGAGGGAAACCAGGTGCTGCCGGTCTTCAAGCCGAACCTGAACGCCCAGGCCAAGGGGGTCGACGGGATACGGGACGACCTCTTCGAACAGTTCCCCGGCTTCTCCCAGGCATCGCTGGCGTGA
- a CDS encoding ferredoxin, producing the protein MTLADQASGAGRVSAERDRCVGAGQCVLAAPAVFDQDEEDGLVLVLAEWPSASQSDAVRDAVWACPAGALTLR; encoded by the coding sequence ATGACCTTGGCGGACCAGGCGTCCGGAGCCGGGAGAGTAAGCGCGGAGCGGGATCGGTGCGTGGGGGCGGGACAGTGTGTGCTCGCCGCGCCGGCCGTCTTCGACCAGGACGAGGAGGACGGGCTCGTGCTCGTCCTCGCCGAGTGGCCGTCGGCGTCCCAGTCGGACGCCGTACGCGACGCCGTGTGGGCCTGCCCGGCCGGGGCGCTCACCCTGCGGTAG
- a CDS encoding ATP-binding protein — MRVAFVGKGGSGKTTLSALFSRHLARSGAPVVAIDGDINQHLAEALGLGAGESFAAPPLSARLGEIKDYLRGTNPRIASPEAMIKTTPAGRGSNLLRLLGDDEVHTPHVQRVDDVPLMVTGVFDESDLGVSCYHSKLGAVELYLNHLVDGPGEYVVVDMTAGADAFASGLFTRFDMTFLVAEPTRKGVSVYRQYRNHAAEFGIPIAVVGNKVTGEDDLLFLREHVGDDLLAYCEHSSWVRAQEQGRAHGDLEPHNQQTLRQLRAALDARTKNWAAFQRHAVEFHLRNATAWANEATGTDLSTQVDPDFQHGPAALPALA; from the coding sequence GTGCGCGTTGCTTTCGTCGGAAAGGGCGGCAGCGGCAAGACCACGCTGTCCGCTCTCTTCTCCCGTCATCTGGCGCGCTCCGGCGCGCCCGTCGTCGCCATTGACGGCGACATCAACCAGCATCTGGCCGAGGCTCTTGGCCTCGGTGCCGGCGAATCCTTCGCTGCCCCGCCTCTCAGTGCACGGCTGGGCGAGATCAAGGACTACCTGCGTGGCACCAATCCGCGCATCGCCTCACCCGAAGCGATGATCAAGACTACTCCGGCCGGGCGGGGCTCAAACCTGCTGCGCCTCCTCGGCGACGACGAGGTACACACCCCTCACGTGCAGCGCGTGGACGATGTCCCACTGATGGTGACCGGCGTGTTCGACGAGAGCGACCTCGGGGTGTCCTGCTACCACTCCAAGCTCGGCGCCGTCGAGCTGTACCTCAACCATCTCGTCGACGGGCCCGGCGAGTACGTCGTCGTCGACATGACCGCCGGCGCCGACGCCTTCGCCTCCGGTCTGTTCACCCGGTTCGACATGACTTTCCTGGTCGCCGAACCCACCCGCAAGGGTGTCTCCGTCTACCGGCAATACCGCAATCACGCTGCCGAGTTCGGCATCCCGATCGCCGTGGTCGGCAATAAGGTCACCGGCGAGGACGACCTGCTCTTCCTCAGGGAGCACGTCGGCGACGATCTCCTCGCCTACTGCGAGCACTCCTCCTGGGTACGGGCCCAGGAACAAGGACGCGCCCATGGCGACCTGGAACCCCACAACCAGCAGACCCTGCGCCAGCTTCGCGCCGCACTCGATGCCCGCACGAAGAACTGGGCGGCCTTCCAGCGGCACGCAGTCGAATTCCACCTGCGTAACGCCACCGCCTGGGCCAACGAGGCCACTGGCACCGATCTCTCCACCCAGGTCGACCCCGACTTTCAGCACGGCCCTGCCGCGCTTCCGGCACTCGCCTGA
- a CDS encoding 8-oxoguanine DNA glycosylase OGG fold protein — translation MRYDQSRADKLDEMMVELLLPESAVEPLGLWLADPERGQRYANGCGPHSIPYTPSKWIVVAPWPGTFADRAAADSASVSRAEVVAAVRAAEQSESWTEAFVATQVWGYGVTGYGPYRTRQVLAQPSAEAVLTEAVSLLVDEGAVAAYEVLNTLDGLGPAFLTKFLYFAGQALPDVKGPRPLILDSVLAGVLRRHATKVGRAVGYEWSEAIAKWIWRDSGWSSHRYDVYLRWMYAANERLAAASIDWPAAPDVLELALFSAAWDPE, via the coding sequence ATGCGGTACGACCAGAGCCGGGCGGACAAGCTTGATGAGATGATGGTCGAACTGCTGCTGCCGGAAAGCGCGGTGGAGCCACTGGGGCTGTGGCTAGCCGACCCAGAGCGCGGTCAGCGGTACGCGAACGGGTGTGGCCCCCACAGCATCCCGTACACGCCATCCAAGTGGATAGTCGTAGCGCCGTGGCCCGGCACCTTTGCCGACCGGGCGGCGGCCGATTCGGCCTCGGTGAGCCGAGCCGAGGTCGTGGCCGCGGTCCGGGCCGCGGAGCAGTCCGAGAGCTGGACAGAGGCGTTCGTGGCCACGCAGGTGTGGGGCTACGGTGTTACAGGCTACGGCCCGTACCGCACTCGTCAGGTGCTCGCCCAGCCCAGCGCTGAGGCCGTCCTCACCGAGGCGGTGTCCCTGCTCGTCGACGAGGGCGCGGTCGCAGCCTACGAGGTGCTGAACACTCTCGATGGCCTCGGTCCGGCGTTCCTCACCAAATTCCTCTACTTCGCGGGCCAGGCGCTGCCAGACGTGAAGGGCCCGCGTCCCCTGATCCTCGACAGCGTGCTCGCCGGGGTCCTGCGCAGGCACGCCACGAAGGTTGGACGTGCGGTTGGCTACGAGTGGTCCGAGGCGATCGCCAAGTGGATCTGGCGCGACAGCGGCTGGAGTTCCCACCGTTACGACGTCTACCTCCGGTGGATGTACGCCGCCAACGAGCGACTCGCGGCCGCGTCTATCGACTGGCCCGCAGCCCCAGACGTGCTCGAGCTGGCCCTCTTCAGCGCCGCCTGGGACCCGGAATAA